The genomic segment ACGTCACCTCCCCGGCGGCCAGCGCACGAGCACACTCCACGAGACCCGGCGCACGGTCGACACCCATACGGAACACCTCCGGAAGCAGACTTTCTACCGAACGGTAACGTCCGCACGGTCGCGAAGATACGGGGAGGACAAGTTGGCTGACGGGGGCGGCGATTCTTGGCGAGGGGCGAGGGGCGAGGGGCGAGGGGCGAGGGGCGAGGGGCGAGGGGCGAGGGGGACGGCTGGGCTCGGCTCCGGTGAGCCGCACCCGCACCCGCACCCGCACCCGCACCCGCACCCGCACCCGCACCCGTAGCCGTCCCCGCCCGCCGGACGCGGTCGCTCAGCCGCGTGCCAAGTGCCGCATGGTGAGGGCCAGATGGAGCCGGAGCCGGCCCTGGGGGGTGCGGACCGGCCAGCCGAGGAGGGCCTCCGCATGGGTCAGGCGGTCCTGGAGGGTGGAGTGGTGGACGTTGACGCCGACGGCCGCCGCCCGCAGGCTGGCCGTCGAGGCGACCGCGTGGAGCGTGGCGAGCATCCAGGGCGAGTCGGCCGCAGCCCGCTCCAAGTCCCGTACGTCCGGCGGCGGTTCGGCCCCGGGCCCGATCAGTTCGGCGAGGAGGGCGATCCCACCGAGGTCGTCGGCGTGGACCACCCGCTCACCGGGGTCCTGCGCCGTGCCCTCGGCGGTGAACCGCAACGCGATCCGCGCGCCGTCCCAGGAACCCGGCAGCCCCAGCACGGGCACCGCGGGCCCGACACCGACCCGCCCACCGGGAAGCCCGGTCTCGCCGAGCCTGCCGCCGGCCGCCCGATCCCGCGGTCCACCGTCGCCGGGCCCGACGACGGCTCGACGACCATGTGCCTCCCCATCGCCGAGCCCGCCTTCCCCACGACCACGCGCGCTCCTGCCACCGGGCCTGCCGTCCTCCCGATCGCGCGGGCCGTCATCACCGGGCCCGTCGTCCCGAAGACCGGGCGCGTCGTCCTGACGACCAGGCCCGGCACCGTGCCGGTCACGCGCCTCGCCGTCGGCGAGCCTGCCGGCTCCGCGGGCGCGTCGCGCCTCGTCGTCGGTCGCTCTCCCCTCCCGGCGTACGCGCAGGATGCGGGGCCGGCCGCGGAGTGGCGCGAGGGCGCGGGCCAGGGTCGTGGGGTCGTCGGGGTCCAGGCCGAGGCGGCGGGCGGCGTGGAGGCGCGCCTGCTCGGTGGCGGTGGCGTCGAGGACGGTCTCCACGAGCGCCGGGTCGTCGGCGGGGGAGAGGGGCGCCCGGCCCCGGGTCCGGTCCAGCACCAGCCGGAGGACGCCGGCGGCCCGCTCCAGGATGACCGCGTCCACCACGCTCGGCTCGGCGTTCCCGGCCCGTTCCAGCCACAGCGCGGGTTCGCCGCCCGGGACGAGCGGGGCGGACGGCCAGGTCGGGTCCGGCGGCAGGTCGCTGTCCTGGCGCCGCCCGTCGGGCTCCACCCGCACGTGCACGCGCCGCTCGGTGTCGACCAGGCGCGCGGGACACCCGGCCAGCACGGCCGCCCCGCGCACCAGCGCCTCCAGCCCGGACCGCCCCTCGGCCAGCGTGTCGAAGTAGGCGATGACCCGCACGGCCGCACCGGCATCCGGATCCACCGCCGTCAGTCGCCCCGCCAGCTCTTTCATACGACCCATAGTGCGGCATGGGCCACGCCGCACTATGTCCGCGCCCCTGAAGAGCACGGGGCGCAGCCCCTGCTTTTCAGGGGCGCGGGGAACTGCGCGCCCAGCCCCCACCGACCCGCAGACGGGGGTGGAAGGGGCGCAGCCCCTTGAGGCTGGGACGGGTAGGGGCGGCGGGGGCGAAATCCATCGAGGGCCCCAACGCACCGCCCCCAAGGCACCGCCCCCAACTCACCACCCCCGACGCACCGCCCTCACCTCACCACCCCCGACGCACCCCCCACCTCACTCCCCGAGCAACCGCCGCAACCACCGCACATGCGCCTCCCGACAGTCACGAGACACCGCCGCCTGGGGCGCGAGCCCGTCGAACCCGTGAAATCCGCCAGGCCAGACATGGAGCTCGGCGACCCCACCCGCCTGCCACAACCGAGACGCATACGCGACGACCTCGTCCCGGAACGTCTCCGCGGACCCCACATCGAGAAACGCCGGAGGCAACCCCGTCAGATCCTCCGCCCGCGCGGGCGCCGCGTACTCGGACACGTCCGGCCCACCCCGCCGCTCACCCAGCAGCGCCGTCCACCCCGTCTCGTTGGCCGTCCGGTCCCACACCCCCCGCCCCGCCATCTGGTGGGCGGACGGGGTGTCGTTGCGGTCGTCGAGCATGGGGCACAGCAGCACCTGCCCGATCGGCCGAGGCCCCTTCCGGTCCCGCGCGAGCAACGCCAGCGCGGCGGTCAGCCCACCACCCGCACTCGCCCCCGCGATGACGATCCGCTCGGCATCGCCGCCGAACTCCTTCGCGTGCGCGGCGGTCCACAGCAGACCCGCGTAGACGTCCTCGACGGGCGCCGGGTGCGGATGCTCGGGAGCCAGCCGGTACTCCACGGACACCACGATCGCGCCCAGCTCCCGCGCCCAGGCCAGCGGCTCGTCCACCCCGACCCGGTTGTTGCCGACGACCATGCCGCCGCCGTGGACGTGGTAGATCACCGGCAGCGGGCCCGGCGTCGCCGGGGCGGCCGGGCGGCAGATCAGCAACGAGATCTCCGGCGCACCCTCGGGCCCCGGCACGATCCGGTCCTCGACCTCGTAGAACCCGCCCATGGTGAGGTCGAGCTGCGCCAGCATCTGGATGCCCGGTCCCTGGCGCATCGCGGGGATCTCGTCCATGGTCAGCGCGCGCGGAACCATGTCCTTGATCGCCTCCAGAGCCGCGGCGAGCTCCGGATCGAACGGGGGAGGGATCATGGTCATGGCTTCTCCTCGTGCGGGTACCGCGTCCACGGTTCGTCCGTACCGCGATGCGTGCCAACGGTTCGTACCGCGATGATGCGCGCGACGGCAGGGCGGGCGGACGCCGTCGTACGGCGGTGGATGCCCGCCATCCGGCGGGTGGCCCGCGGGAAACCCGGGGAGAGGCGGCCGGCGGAAGCCCGTAGCGGCGCGTCCGGCGGAAGCACGCAGCGGTGCGGTCCGTGGGTGTGCCGACCGCTGCCCGTACCCACATCGAACACACAGTTCACGCCATAGCTTTCGAGCATCACCACCCCATGGCGCCCGGAAGTGGCCGGTCGCCGGACAGGGGAGGCCGGCCCCCGCGCTCGCCGTCCGGGAGCCGGTCGCACGTGTCGGCCAGGCGTGACACCCGTACCGGCCGCCCCCGCAGACCAGTGGGTCGGGTACGGCCACCAGCGGAACCCCGGTCCCTCGGCCGCGTCGCGCGACCGTGGCGGTCTCCGGGCGGAGGTCGGTCGCCCATACACCGAGCGGAGGTGGAAGACTGACCGATCGTCTGTTCGGGGCCATCTTCGCCACGCTTGTGGAGATGGCGCGAAATAGCTGTCGGGTTGCACAGATTTCGAACACATTCGCCAAACTGCCCAGCCACAAAGATCGGTGGCCCGAACCCGAGCTCCCGCGTGGCCGGTACTCCCCCGGCCGGAACGACCTTCACCGCTTCTGCAAGGATGCCGTCCTCATGGTGCAGATACCGAAAGAGCCCGCCCCGCCCTCGCCCCTGCAGCGATCCGTGCCCACGAGCGCCGATGTGGCACGACTCGCGGGTGTCTCACGCGCGACGGTCAGCTACGTCCTCAACAACACCAGCGCCGTCCGTATCAGCGAGCCCACCCGTCGCCGGGTCCACGAGGCCGCCAAGGAACTCGGCTACGTGCCGCACGCGGCGGCCCGCAGCCTGCGCGCCGGACACAGCCGCCTGGTCCTGATGCCCACCCCGAACGTGCCCATCGGCCCGCTCTACAGCCAGTTCATCAACGAGATCCAATGGGCCCTCAGCCGTCTCGACTACACCGTCGTGCAGCACGGCGGCATCGGCCTGCGCGGCGACGACGCCGCCCGCGCCTGGGCCGAACTGCGCCCGGTCGCGGTGATCGTGCCCGGCGTCGGCCTGGGCCCGCAGGGTGTGGCCGTCCTCAAGCGCTCCGGCGCCAAGGCCGTCGTCACCCTCACCCCCGAACCCGTCGAGGGCGCCCACGCGCTGATCCTGGACCACGCGGGCGTCGGCCACAGCGCCGGCCGGCACCTGATCGAGCGAGGCCGCCGCCGGATCGGTGTCGTCGTGCCCGAGGAGCCCGGCCTCGGGGTCTTCTCCCAGCCCCGGCTCGCCGGCGTACGGCGCGCGGTGCAGGGCACGGAGGCGACGATCACCGAGCTGCCGCTCGCGTACGACGAGGCGGCCGCGGCCCGGCTCGCCCGCGACTGGCGCTCCCTGGGTCTGGACGCGGTGTTCGCGTACAACGACGAATACGCGATGCTGGTGATGCGGGCTCTGCAGGACGAGGGCATCGGCATCCCCGGGGAGACGGCCGTGGTCGGGGCCGACGACCTGATGCTCGGCCGGCTGCTGCGGCCGCGCCTCAGCACCGTCCACTTGGAGCTGCCGTCCGGACGTCACCTCGCGGAACTGGTCGACCGCGTGGTGCGCGACCCCGCGTCGGTCCCCACGACCCACGACGTACTGGGTGCGAGGATCGTCCACCGCGAATCGAGCTGAACGGCGACCGTCCGAGGCGAACGGCGATCATCGCGCTGAGCGGACAGGGCAGGACCGGACCCCTCGCCTCGGGAGGCGCGTCATGCGCACGACGGTCGGCATCATCGGCGGCGGCCCCGCCGGGCTCCTCCTCGCCCGGCTGCTGCACCGGGCGGACATCGACTGCGTGGTCCTGGAG from the Streptomyces sp. NBC_00310 genome contains:
- a CDS encoding helix-turn-helix domain-containing protein; the protein is MKELAGRLTAVDPDAGAAVRVIAYFDTLAEGRSGLEALVRGAAVLAGCPARLVDTERRVHVRVEPDGRRQDSDLPPDPTWPSAPLVPGGEPALWLERAGNAEPSVVDAVILERAAGVLRLVLDRTRGRAPLSPADDPALVETVLDATATEQARLHAARRLGLDPDDPTTLARALAPLRGRPRILRVRREGRATDDEARRARGAGRLADGEARDRHGAGPGRQDDAPGLRDDGPGDDGPRDREDGRPGGRSARGRGEGGLGDGEAHGRRAVVGPGDGGPRDRAAGGRLGETGLPGGRVGVGPAVPVLGLPGSWDGARIALRFTAEGTAQDPGERVVHADDLGGIALLAELIGPGAEPPPDVRDLERAAADSPWMLATLHAVASTASLRAAAVGVNVHHSTLQDRLTHAEALLGWPVRTPQGRLRLHLALTMRHLARG
- a CDS encoding alpha/beta hydrolase — translated: MTMIPPPFDPELAAALEAIKDMVPRALTMDEIPAMRQGPGIQMLAQLDLTMGGFYEVEDRIVPGPEGAPEISLLICRPAAPATPGPLPVIYHVHGGGMVVGNNRVGVDEPLAWARELGAIVVSVEYRLAPEHPHPAPVEDVYAGLLWTAAHAKEFGGDAERIVIAGASAGGGLTAALALLARDRKGPRPIGQVLLCPMLDDRNDTPSAHQMAGRGVWDRTANETGWTALLGERRGGPDVSEYAAPARAEDLTGLPPAFLDVGSAETFRDEVVAYASRLWQAGGVAELHVWPGGFHGFDGLAPQAAVSRDCREAHVRWLRRLLGE
- a CDS encoding LacI family DNA-binding transcriptional regulator — protein: MVQIPKEPAPPSPLQRSVPTSADVARLAGVSRATVSYVLNNTSAVRISEPTRRRVHEAAKELGYVPHAAARSLRAGHSRLVLMPTPNVPIGPLYSQFINEIQWALSRLDYTVVQHGGIGLRGDDAARAWAELRPVAVIVPGVGLGPQGVAVLKRSGAKAVVTLTPEPVEGAHALILDHAGVGHSAGRHLIERGRRRIGVVVPEEPGLGVFSQPRLAGVRRAVQGTEATITELPLAYDEAAAARLARDWRSLGLDAVFAYNDEYAMLVMRALQDEGIGIPGETAVVGADDLMLGRLLRPRLSTVHLELPSGRHLAELVDRVVRDPASVPTTHDVLGARIVHRESS